The Ammospiza caudacuta isolate bAmmCau1 chromosome 17, bAmmCau1.pri, whole genome shotgun sequence genome has a segment encoding these proteins:
- the USP42 gene encoding ubiquitin carboxyl-terminal hydrolase 42 codes for MTIVNKPKSSKSKKSSSRRSDKSMKPRTKKMTSRTASLGRVPPTEDPNKVSVDKGPGGHIYCRSSQKSKPFAQRDLVVNDGIAPPQRILFPPEKICMDWQQTQSVGVGLQNLGNTCFLNSTLQCLTYTPPLANYMLSLEHTKSCHVEGFCMMCTMESHINQVLCCSNNAIKPTSVINGLKRIGKHFHFGSQEDAHEFLCFTVDALQKACLNGSTKLDRSSQATTLIYQIFGGYLRSRVKCLNCKAVSDTYEPFLDVTLDIKAVTSVTRALEQFVKPEQLDGENSYKCSKCKKMVPASKRYTIHRSSNVLTISLKRFANFTGGKINKDVKYPEYLDLRAYMSQSIGEPLIYALYAVLVHSGFNCNAGHYLCFIKAGNGLWYRMNDASVELSDIKTVLNQQAYVLFYIRRYDLTLGERAFYLPAPSYPRSFLGQRGAGSKQPAFMGPRLPPHMIKSSSRLNGNGPLKEDPSTVGVAVKRPSSAPPTACVQNWAISRPSMADPSKAQKITISIHNKLPPRQAAPQAECPGSAVEEEDLKPLPSATITNSSAAEPTSNLSTVSVATNVSKQEVPDEIFVEPAVNGNPKLCSDSMVPYGAEPSGKPEESKGLFKRHCNVISSNGILIGKVVRTLHNSHSSCQNAEERSQHELPKIDSLNGAISLDNEYKENGLKLDDSTCQVQPVKPSEIFFSKANGVLEAMPKDLSPDPQGILESLTYSQLNSLSEEKSVSGPQKSSDNDGVTDTVVMEALFAYEESRKVPSNFSCEVEKLFTQSDSETIFTKEEVAESIITKADNAHLNINGQHKVRKKSLDTEGEFLGQCESEDIRDKDKLRRSKEPELISKENPLYIKGSPESKEKLGQISFIKPDIECSSKKLASLDIPDKCQDTKDISNNYVEVPPVNDSSITKLDKVLESQFSRADEGLSNKTCEDDDKHMRKNKKKIHDSKRTDKEHYRRKRESSDTEEKERQTRNKPDDHSQRRRSSHSMETNKQSRHKQEYCSESKYRSSHNERNSPSNGRSSGKYSRYRSRSRERTDPDRSRYYYSKGDRPWIRERYYQDESRRWDKCRYYNDYYSSHGTRDGRERRSSHCDKDYDKLSQAYSRSHKDYHCKSRWAHSTLSREEDVHHFSGHRANFHHCSVPQQHSEKYSRERHALPAGSAHSSFEDSSWENEKEKLRNGKRKYSHQEESGSDVEKKCRKTDDQRIKKYKKVKKKKKSKDKHREKDYKLYDLDCSVLHFDNDNRKHKKKKKKKKHDRKLKDLLEYLDPRFQKKTWEKKEESRPPDDHLCEQYRNQGSKQPYKEEKPSGAGDSKKYSSMASTEYVRDVELSDESLQYSD; via the exons ATGACCATAGTTAACAAGCCAAAATCTTCAAAGTCTAAAAAATCTTCCTCAAGACGCTCTGACAAATCTATGAAACCCCGTACTAAAAAAATGACGTCTCGCACTGCAAGTTTGGGCCGGGTACCTCCTACAGAAGATCCAAACAAAGTCTCTGTGGACAAAGGTCCTGGGGGGCATATTTATTGTAGATCATCTCAAAAATCAAAGCCTTTTGCCCAAAGAGATCTAG TTGTTAATGATGGGATTGCTCCGCCACAAAGAATTCTTTTTCCACCTGAGAAAATCTGTATGGATTGGCAGCAAACACAAAGTGTTGGAGTTGGGCTGCAGAACCTCGGCAACACTTGTTTCCTTAATTCTACTCTCCAGTGTTTGACCTACACGCCTCCTCTTGCCAATTACATGCTTTCACTTGAGCACACCAAGTCAT GTCATGTAGAAGGATTCTGTATGATGTGCACAATGGAAAGTCACATCAACCAGGTCCTGTGTTGCTCTAATAATGCTATCAAACCCACATCTGTTATCAATGGCCTTAAAA GAATaggaaaacatttccattttggCAGTCAAGAGGATGCACATGAATTCTTATGCTTCACTGTTGATGCTTTACAGAAAGCTTGCTTGAATGGAAGCACCAA ATTAGACAGATCTTCTCAAGCCACCACACTTATTTATCAAATATTTGGAGGATATCTCAGATCTCGag TAAAGTGCTTGAATTGCAAAGCAGTGTCGGACACGTACGAGCCATTTCTCGACGTTACTTTGGATATAAAG GCAGTTACATCTGTCACCAGAGCTCTAGAACAATTTGTGAAACCAGAACAGCTGGATGGTGAAAACAGCTATAAATGTAGCAA GTGTAAAAAGATGGTTCCAGCATCAAAGAGATACACGATACATCGCTCTTCCAATGTTCTCACAATATCACTGAAAAGATTTGCAAATTTTACAGGTGGAAAGATCAACAAG GATGTAAAATACCCTGAATATTTGGATCTTCGAGCATATATGTCCCAATCTATTGGAGAACCCCTCATCTATGCTTTGTATGCAGTTCTTGTACATAGTGGCTTCAACTGTAATGCTGGACACTATCTCTGCTTCATAAAG GCTGGTAATGGACTTTGGTACCGAATGAATGATGCCTCAGTAGAGCTTTCTGATATCAAAACAGTTCTCAATCAGCAAGCTTACGTACTTTTCTACATCAG gcgCTATGACCTGACGCTGGGCGAGCGAGCGTTCTACCTGCCCGCGCCCTCCTACCCGCGCTCCTTCCTGGGCCAGCGCGGCGCCGGCAGCAAGCAGCCCGCCTTCATGGGCCCGCGGCTGCCTCCTCACATGATCAAG AGTTCAAGTCGTTTAAATGGAAATGGACCCTTGAAAGAAGATCCCAGTACTGTTGGTGTTGCTGTGAAAAGGCCTTCTTCAGCTCCACCAACAGCTTGTGTTCAGAACTGGGCCATTTCCAGGCCGTCAATGGCAGACCCTTCCAAGGCCCAGAAGATCACCATCAGTATTCACAACAAGCTGCCCCCGCGGCAGGCGGCGCCGCAGGCCGAGTGCCCCGGCAGCgctgtggaggaggaggatctGAAGCCCCTTCCTTCAGCCACAATTACAAACtcttctgcagcagagcctACCTCAAACCTCTCCACAGTGTCAGTTGCTACTAATGTCTCCAAGCAGGAGGTTCCTGATGAAATCTTTGTTGAGCCAGCAGTGAATGGAAACCCCAAGCTCTGTTCTGACAGCATGGTCCCTTACGGTGCAGAGCCTTCAGGAAAACCCGAGGAGTCAAAGGGCTTGTTCAAAAGGCATTGCAATGTCATCTCTTCCAATGGGATTCTGATTGGGAAGGTGGTCCGTACATTGCATAATTCCCATTCATCCTGTCAGAATGCTGAAGAAAGATCCCAGCATGAGCTGCCAAAAATTGATTCCCTAAATGGTGCTATTAGTTTAGATAATGAATATAAAGAAAATGGACTGAAACTTGATGATTCCACTTGCCAAGTCCAACCCGTTAAACCTTCTGAGATTTTCTTCTCTAAGGCAAACGGAGTGCTTGAAGCG ATGCCTAAAGATTTGTCACCAGATCCTCAAGGTATCTTAGAATCTCTTACGTACAGCCAGTTGAACAGCTTGTCAGAGGAAAAGAG tGTCTCTGGACCTCAGAAGTCTTCTGACAATGATGGAGTTACAGATACTGTAGTGATGGAAGCACTATTTGCCTATGAAGAATCCAggaaggttccttccaactttAGCTGTGAGGTTGAGAAACTTTTTACTCAATCAGATTCTGAAACCATTTTTACCAAAGAAGAAGTTGCTGAAAGTATTATAACAAAAGCTGATAATGCACATCTCAATATCAATGGTCAGCACAAGGTTAGGAAAAAATCCTTGGATACTGAAGGTGAATTCCTTGGGCAGTGTGAATCTGAAGACATCAGAGATAAAGACAAACTAAGAAGATCAAAAGAACCTGAActcatttcaaaagaaaatcctTTGTACATCAAAGGATCTCCTGAGAGCAAAGAGAAATTAGGGCAAATTTCCTTTATAAAGCCTGACATTGAATGTAGTTCTAAAAAACTTGCATCTCTAGATATTCCAGATAAATGCCAAGATACAAAGGACATTTCTAATAACTATGTAGAGGTACCACCTGTTAATGACTCTTCTATTACAAAGCTGGATAAAGTATTGGAAAGTCAATTTTCTAGAGCAGATGAGGGACTGAGTAATAAAACATGTGAAGATGATGATAAACAtatgagaaaaaataagaaaaaaatccatgacTCTAAAAGAACTGACAAAGAGCACTACCGGAGGAAGAGAGAAAGCTCGGACactgaggagaaggagaggcaAACCAGAAACAAACCAGATGATCAttcccagaggaggaggagctctCACAGCAtggaaacaaacaagcaaagcCGTCACAAGCAGGAGTATTGCAGTGAGAGCAAGTACAGATCCTCCCACAACGAAAGGAACAGTCCCAGTAACGGCAGGAGCTCAGGAAAATACTCTCGCTACAGATCCCGAAGCAGGGAAAGGACAGACCCAGACAGGAGTAGGTATTATTATTCCAAAGGAGACAGACCCTGGATTAGGGAAAGATACTATCAAGATGAATCACGGAGATGGGACAAATGCAGGTACTACAATGATTATTATTCCTCCCATGGAACAAGGGATGGTAGGGAGAGGAGGTCCTCTCATTGTGATAAAGACTATGACAAACTGAGCCAAGCTTACAGCAGGTCACACAAGGATTATCACTGCAAAAGCAGATGGGCTCACAGCACACTCTCCCGAGAGGAGGATGTGCATCACTTCAGCGGCCACAGAGCAAATTTCCACCACTGCTCAGTACCTCAGCAGCACTCGGAAAAATACTCCCGTGAGAGGCACGCGCTTCCAGCAGGCTCAGCTCACTCCAGCTTCGAGGACTCTTcctgggaaaatgaaaaagaaaagctaagaAATGGCAAAAGAAAATACTCCCACCAAGAAGAAAGTGGAAGTGACGTAGAAAAGAAATGCCGAAAGACAGATGACCAAAGAATCAAAAAGTATAAGAAggtcaagaagaaaaagaagtccAAAGATAAACATCGAGAGAAGGATTACAA ACTTTATGATTTGGATTGCTCTGTGCTCCACTTTGACAATGACAATCGCAAacataagaaaaagaagaaaaagaagaagcaCGACAGGAAACTGAAAGACTTATTGGAATATTTAGATCCTCGTTTCCAGAAGAAAACatgggagaagaaggaagaatcCCGTCCTCCAGATGACCATTTATGTGAGCAATACAGAAACCAGGGCAGTAAACAACCCTACAAGGAAGAGAAGCCTTCTGGTGCAGGTGACAGCAAGAAATACAGCTCCATGGCATCCACTGAGTATGTCAGAG ATGTGGAGCTGAGTGATGAAAGCCTTCAATACTCAGACTGA